A window of the Candidatus Liberibacter solanacearum CLso-ZC1 genome harbors these coding sequences:
- a CDS encoding ABC transporter permease yields MLFRSVQETTVPCDIVDIVPITLDVSSLPKYASRTTLRMLIAIVVSLLFTFIYATLAAKSRRLGMVLIPILDIMQSIPILGFLTFTVIYFISLYPGRVIGAEFAAIFAIFTSQVWNMTFSMYQSLCNIPKDLEEVSRSFRLSGWQKFWNLDVPFSIPGLVWNMMISMSGGWFFVVAAEMIVVGDTVISLPGIGSYVALAIKERSLVSVLYAMLTMVGVILLYDQLLFRPIIAWSNKFRLERTTAVHSSDPWVLSLFRKTNFLRFLGHSSYKIILPLSCNFNKLYRLFNYIQFYFPDNLGLFSCNKKISYILDIIWFLAVYSIAMGIAWKSFEYIIDNLGYYDILYVFWLGCITMLRVVILIIIATIIWVPIGVWIGMRPHIASKIQPFAQFLAAFPSNIFFPLVVSIIFYYDLNPNIWLSSLMILGTQWYILFNIISGTSAFPNDFKEVVQSFHVTGWYRWRYVILPGIFPFYVTGAITACGGAWNASIVSEVASWGNIYLRATGLGAYIAESTEKGNFPEVALGILVMCCFVLFLNIFLWRPLYRYSARHLRFS; encoded by the coding sequence ATGCTGTTTCGTAGTGTTCAGGAAACAACAGTGCCGTGTGATATTGTGGATATTGTTCCTATTACACTTGATGTGTCTTCCTTGCCAAAATATGCATCTCGCACTACCTTGCGTATGTTGATTGCAATAGTCGTTTCTTTGTTATTCACATTCATTTATGCTACTCTTGCTGCTAAGAGTCGTCGTTTAGGTATGGTTCTTATTCCTATCTTGGATATTATGCAATCTATCCCTATTCTTGGATTTTTAACATTTACAGTTATCTATTTCATAAGTTTATACCCTGGAAGAGTCATAGGGGCTGAATTTGCAGCTATTTTTGCTATTTTTACCAGTCAAGTATGGAATATGACGTTTAGTATGTATCAATCACTGTGCAATATTCCGAAAGATTTAGAAGAGGTTTCTCGAAGTTTCCGGCTTTCTGGTTGGCAAAAATTTTGGAATTTAGATGTTCCTTTTAGTATACCAGGATTGGTATGGAATATGATGATCTCAATGTCAGGGGGATGGTTTTTTGTTGTAGCTGCTGAAATGATTGTAGTTGGTGATACTGTAATATCTCTTCCAGGAATTGGATCTTATGTCGCGTTAGCCATTAAAGAGCGCAGCTTAGTATCTGTTTTATATGCAATGTTGACAATGGTAGGGGTCATTCTTCTCTACGATCAGTTATTATTTCGCCCTATAATTGCATGGTCTAATAAATTTCGTTTAGAGAGAACGACGGCAGTCCATTCTTCTGATCCTTGGGTTTTATCTTTATTCCGAAAAACAAATTTTTTGCGTTTTTTGGGGCATAGTTCTTACAAAATTATCCTTCCATTATCTTGTAATTTTAATAAATTATATCGTTTATTTAATTATATACAGTTTTATTTTCCAGATAATTTAGGTCTTTTTAGTTGTAATAAAAAGATATCGTATATATTAGATATTATCTGGTTTCTCGCAGTATATAGTATTGCAATGGGCATAGCTTGGAAGTCTTTTGAATATATCATAGATAATTTAGGTTATTACGATATTTTGTATGTGTTTTGGCTTGGATGTATTACCATGTTACGGGTAGTTATTCTTATTATTATTGCAACAATTATTTGGGTTCCTATTGGGGTCTGGATTGGTATGCGTCCCCATATTGCGAGTAAAATCCAACCTTTTGCACAGTTCTTAGCTGCATTCCCATCTAATATTTTTTTCCCTCTCGTGGTTTCTATTATTTTTTATTACGATCTTAATCCTAATATCTGGTTATCATCATTAATGATACTCGGGACTCAGTGGTATATTCTGTTCAATATCATTTCTGGGACAAGTGCTTTCCCAAATGATTTTAAAGAAGTGGTGCAAAGTTTTCATGTTACGGGTTGGTATCGGTGGAGATATGTTATCCTGCCGGGTATTTTCCCTTTTTATGTTACAGGGGCTATTACGGCATGTGGAGGGGCATGGAATGCTAGTATTGTTTCTGAAGTTGCTAGTTGGGGAAATATATATCTTAGAGCGACGGGTTTAGGTGCTTATATTGCTGAATCCACAGAAAAAGGAAACTTTCCAGAAGTTGCGCTTGGTATTTTAGTCATGTGCTGTTTTGTTTTATTCTTGAACATATTTCTATGGCGTCCTCTTTACCGATATAGTGCACGTCACTTACGTTTTAGTTGA
- a CDS encoding outer membrane protein: MKKFFLAVGVSTLTLVSFSAVQAADAVQRPQRRQHASVSRGVVPTVVSANRYVYSQQGIEGPYAGMSIFHERNFSGKDHNKDIGGSLFAGYNVQEGDFFYGAEADARYSHDIASKEHKAARLDQKDDAAVSKMYHAADFSGSLRFRGGYEIAAPVVVYGTVGVAAVHKASKAPADAAASPAKAFYIGGTAGLGVESVLVDNIIGRVEYRATKYSGVSHLQNVVSLGLGIRF, from the coding sequence ATGAAAAAATTTTTTTTAGCCGTTGGAGTTTCTACTCTTACTCTTGTTTCTTTTAGTGCCGTTCAGGCAGCTGATGCTGTTCAGCGTCCTCAACGTCGCCAGCATGCTTCTGTTTCTCGTGGAGTGGTTCCAACTGTTGTTTCTGCTAATCGTTACGTTTATTCTCAGCAGGGCATTGAAGGTCCTTATGCAGGTATGAGTATTTTCCATGAAAGAAACTTTTCCGGTAAAGATCATAATAAGGATATTGGTGGCTCTCTTTTTGCTGGATATAACGTGCAAGAAGGTGATTTCTTTTACGGTGCTGAAGCAGATGCTCGTTACTCTCATGATATTGCTTCTAAGGAGCATAAAGCCGCTAGACTGGATCAAAAGGATGATGCTGCAGTTTCAAAAATGTATCATGCTGCTGATTTTTCTGGTTCTCTACGCTTCCGTGGAGGATATGAAATTGCAGCGCCTGTGGTAGTATATGGTACTGTAGGTGTAGCTGCTGTTCATAAAGCTTCAAAAGCTCCAGCTGATGCTGCTGCTTCTCCTGCAAAAGCATTTTATATCGGTGGAACTGCAGGATTGGGTGTTGAAAGTGTACTTGTTGACAATATTATAGGTCGTGTAGAATATCGTGCTACTAAGTACTCTGGTGTTAGTCATTTGCAAAACGTCGTTTCTCTTGGTTTGGGAATAAGATTTTAG
- the uvrC gene encoding excinuclease ABC subunit UvrC yields the protein MSKQIPESPGVYQMLDAAGKVLYVGKAYNLQKRVKSYTQLNNHTHRIMCMINQTRNLNFTTTRTEVEALLLEASMIKRLKPRFNILLRDDKSFPYIIITDEHKIPSLYKHRGPPVMKGSYFGPFASVDAVEKTINSLQRAFFLRSCSDNIFGCRTRPCLLFQIKRCSGPCTGEISAEKYMEFVYEAKDFLSGRNHDLKRKIAQKMNKATLEEDYESAIIHRDRLVALSHIQNHSESINETMDCFSLYHDKNIACIQTFFFRFGQNRGSYTFFLKTDPQSTNAQIFSYFLRQFYEDKPCPESILLSEKAEESQLLEISFCEKYGHKVKITIPKQGEKKKIIEQALINARNSHAQKIALEISHQAMIKDFAEKFALPYIPKRIEIYDNSHVMGCSAVGCMVVAGESGLIKNQYRKFNLHPDDVKTQDDCAMMRVVLERRFSQLIKNEENSNFPPKKQEYSFPSWPDVVILDGGRGQLSAAQSVFKKLNIENRITIISIAKGQQRNAGMEKFFVENGKELMLHMRDPVLYFIQKLRDEAHRFAVTTHRKRRKKASYNPLEEINGIGPLRKRSLLQSFGTVKMISRSSPETLASTEGISKKIACKIYTHFHKNTQCKST from the coding sequence ATGAGCAAACAAATACCGGAATCTCCCGGAGTTTATCAAATGTTAGATGCCGCTGGAAAAGTTTTATACGTAGGCAAAGCTTACAACCTTCAAAAACGAGTGAAAAGTTATACCCAATTAAACAATCATACGCATCGCATTATGTGCATGATTAATCAAACAAGGAATTTGAACTTTACCACAACTCGCACAGAAGTAGAAGCCCTTCTTCTAGAAGCAAGTATGATCAAACGCTTGAAACCTCGTTTTAACATACTATTACGTGACGATAAATCTTTCCCCTATATTATCATCACAGATGAGCATAAAATTCCATCTTTGTATAAACATCGAGGTCCTCCCGTGATGAAAGGAAGCTACTTTGGCCCCTTTGCATCTGTAGACGCAGTAGAAAAAACCATTAATTCTCTCCAACGCGCTTTTTTCCTGCGCAGTTGTTCCGACAACATATTCGGATGTAGAACACGACCCTGCTTACTTTTCCAAATTAAACGCTGCTCTGGTCCGTGTACAGGAGAAATCAGCGCAGAAAAATATATGGAATTCGTTTATGAAGCTAAGGATTTTCTCTCTGGACGCAACCATGATCTAAAGAGAAAAATTGCCCAAAAAATGAATAAAGCAACATTAGAAGAAGATTATGAATCAGCAATTATACATCGCGATAGACTAGTAGCGCTCTCTCATATCCAAAATCATAGTGAATCAATTAATGAGACAATGGATTGTTTCTCACTCTATCATGATAAAAACATTGCTTGTATACAGACCTTCTTTTTTCGCTTTGGACAAAACAGAGGATCCTATACTTTCTTTTTAAAGACAGATCCTCAATCAACTAATGCGCAAATTTTTAGCTATTTTTTGAGACAATTTTACGAAGACAAACCTTGCCCTGAAAGTATTTTATTATCCGAAAAAGCAGAAGAATCTCAACTACTGGAAATATCTTTTTGTGAAAAATATGGACATAAAGTCAAAATTACGATTCCTAAGCAAGGAGAAAAGAAAAAAATTATTGAACAAGCCCTTATAAATGCACGTAACTCTCATGCACAAAAAATTGCCTTAGAGATATCTCATCAAGCAATGATAAAAGATTTTGCAGAAAAATTTGCATTGCCATATATTCCTAAACGCATTGAAATATATGATAATTCCCATGTTATGGGGTGTAGTGCTGTTGGATGTATGGTTGTGGCTGGAGAAAGTGGACTTATAAAAAACCAGTACCGAAAATTTAATTTGCATCCAGATGATGTCAAAACACAAGATGATTGTGCTATGATGCGCGTGGTATTAGAGCGGAGATTCTCTCAATTGATTAAAAATGAAGAAAATTCAAATTTCCCTCCTAAAAAACAGGAATATTCCTTCCCTTCTTGGCCAGATGTCGTTATCCTTGACGGAGGTAGAGGGCAACTATCTGCAGCACAAAGTGTATTCAAAAAATTAAATATTGAGAATCGCATTACGATTATAAGTATTGCCAAAGGACAACAACGCAATGCTGGAATGGAAAAATTTTTTGTGGAAAATGGAAAAGAACTGATGTTGCATATGCGTGATCCTGTTCTTTATTTTATTCAAAAGCTTCGTGATGAAGCCCATCGTTTCGCTGTTACTACTCATCGAAAACGTCGGAAAAAAGCATCTTATAATCCACTTGAAGAAATTAATGGCATTGGACCTTTGCGTAAACGCTCACTTCTCCAATCATTTGGAACAGTCAAAATGATATCTCGATCCTCTCCTGAAACACTCGCATCAACAGAAGGAATTTCGAAAAAAATAGCTTGTAAAATTTACACTCATTTCCATAAAAATACCCAATGTAAATCTACATAA
- the pgsA gene encoding CDP-diacylglycerol--glycerol-3-phosphate 3-phosphatidyltransferase: MAYRYYNIPNMLTYGRILVVPLIALCFFVKEIEFLASPHLLRWVALLLFIIASITDFFDGYLARIWNQTSNIGRMLDPIADKLLISSVLLLMTADGTINRYSTWAAITILCREILVSGLREYLAELKVSVPVTRIARFKTTIQMISIGFLLAGPSCEDWTPYITRIGTILLWISAILTIYSGHDYFRVGLKHIDLEDQQK; this comes from the coding sequence ATGGCTTACCGTTACTATAATATTCCTAATATGCTCACTTATGGCCGTATCTTGGTCGTACCACTGATCGCCTTGTGCTTCTTTGTTAAAGAAATAGAATTTCTTGCAAGCCCACATCTCCTACGATGGGTGGCCCTTTTACTCTTCATCATCGCTTCAATTACTGATTTTTTTGATGGTTATCTTGCAAGAATATGGAATCAAACTTCCAATATAGGTCGCATGCTTGACCCTATAGCCGACAAACTGCTTATATCTTCTGTCCTTCTCCTTATGACGGCAGATGGAACAATTAACAGATACTCAACATGGGCAGCTATAACAATTTTATGTCGCGAAATTCTAGTTTCTGGATTACGAGAATATCTTGCTGAACTAAAAGTAAGCGTCCCCGTTACACGCATTGCAAGATTCAAAACTACCATTCAAATGATATCTATTGGATTTTTACTAGCAGGACCTTCTTGTGAAGATTGGACACCCTATATAACAAGAATTGGGACTATTCTGCTTTGGATCTCAGCAATCCTGACCATTTACAGCGGCCATGATTACTTTCGAGTAGGTTTAAAACACATCGATCTAGAAGATCAACAGAAATAA
- a CDS encoding DEAD/DEAH box helicase, with protein MNIFEDIPQVIGDALSERGYVNLTAVQKAVLDPNLRDKDILVSAQTGSGKTVAFGLALASNLLEGKDRFGPAAAPLALAIAPTRELAMQVGRELEWLYAKTGVVVSVCIGGVSLHRERRDLQNGSHIVVGTPGRLCDHIRGKGLNMSHLKAVILDEADEMLDLGFRDDIEFILDSSPEKRRMLMFSATISSAITTLAKNYQKDAVRINIASENRQHSDIDYRAILVSLSDRDNAIVNLLRYYEAKNAIVFCSTRASVSRFTRVLGEHLFQVVALSGELSQQERSNALQMMRDGRARVCIATDVAARGIDLPDLEIVIHAELSSNPENLLHRSGRTGRAGRKGVSVFVVPQNMQRRAERLFKEANVSATWESAPSVEAIMERDSQRMLHNPLLIDPIQGDEKKSIGDLLAKHDPEKIAAAFLRLNRAGMCPPEKIKAVSLSTGRDRFRDDSRDSRFGGASRDNFRNSSWFSLSIGSEQKAEARWLIPMLCRKSGIDRHSIGAIRVLPDQTFIEIAESGVEFLRRPVKLDKGITIKYLNGEKPDFRGGRSSSFRSRSNYDNTNKRFKKFKGAS; from the coding sequence ATGAATATTTTTGAAGATATTCCTCAAGTTATAGGAGATGCACTTTCTGAACGAGGGTATGTTAATTTAACAGCAGTTCAGAAGGCTGTTCTGGATCCTAATTTGAGGGATAAGGATATTTTGGTTTCTGCTCAAACAGGCTCTGGAAAAACTGTAGCCTTTGGATTGGCATTAGCTTCTAATCTCCTTGAAGGAAAGGATCGTTTCGGTCCTGCAGCTGCTCCTCTTGCACTTGCAATTGCTCCTACGAGAGAATTAGCTATGCAAGTTGGGCGTGAGCTGGAATGGCTTTATGCGAAAACAGGGGTTGTCGTTTCGGTGTGTATTGGAGGTGTTAGTTTACATCGTGAACGTCGGGATTTGCAAAATGGATCGCATATTGTTGTCGGGACGCCGGGTAGGTTATGTGATCATATTCGGGGTAAGGGCTTAAATATGTCTCATCTCAAGGCTGTTATCCTTGATGAAGCTGATGAGATGCTTGATTTAGGTTTTCGTGATGATATAGAATTTATCCTTGATTCTTCTCCAGAGAAGCGGCGCATGTTAATGTTTTCTGCTACTATCTCCTCTGCTATCACGACGTTAGCTAAGAATTATCAAAAAGATGCCGTGCGTATTAATATAGCTAGTGAGAACCGTCAACATAGTGATATAGATTATCGTGCAATTTTGGTATCGTTAAGTGATCGTGATAATGCTATAGTTAATCTATTGCGCTATTATGAAGCAAAGAATGCAATCGTATTTTGTTCTACGCGTGCATCTGTATCGCGTTTTACTAGAGTATTAGGAGAACATCTGTTTCAGGTTGTGGCTTTGTCAGGAGAATTAAGTCAACAGGAGCGTAGTAATGCGCTTCAGATGATGCGTGATGGGAGGGCTCGAGTATGTATAGCAACAGATGTTGCTGCGCGTGGTATTGATTTGCCAGACCTTGAAATAGTTATTCATGCTGAATTATCATCTAATCCCGAGAATTTATTGCATCGGAGCGGTCGTACAGGTCGAGCGGGGCGCAAGGGAGTAAGTGTTTTTGTTGTCCCTCAAAATATGCAACGTCGTGCTGAGCGTTTGTTTAAAGAAGCTAATGTTTCTGCTACTTGGGAATCGGCTCCTTCGGTAGAGGCAATAATGGAGCGTGATTCTCAAAGAATGCTTCATAATCCATTGTTGATAGATCCTATCCAAGGGGATGAGAAAAAGTCGATTGGTGATTTGTTGGCAAAACATGATCCTGAAAAAATAGCAGCTGCTTTTCTGCGCCTTAATCGTGCAGGAATGTGTCCTCCAGAAAAAATAAAGGCTGTTTCTTTGAGTACAGGTAGAGATCGTTTTCGAGATGATTCTAGGGATTCAAGATTTGGGGGAGCATCTCGAGATAATTTTAGAAATTCCTCTTGGTTTTCTTTGTCTATAGGGAGTGAACAGAAAGCTGAAGCTAGATGGTTGATACCTATGTTATGTCGTAAGAGTGGGATTGATCGACATAGCATTGGAGCGATTCGTGTGCTGCCTGATCAAACTTTTATTGAGATTGCGGAATCAGGCGTAGAGTTTTTGCGTCGTCCTGTGAAATTAGATAAGGGTATTACAATTAAGTATTTGAATGGAGAAAAACCCGATTTTAGGGGGGGGAGATCTTCTAGTTTTAGATCTCGGTCTAATTACGATAATACGAATAAGAGGTTTAAGAAGTTTAAGGGTGCTTCATAA
- a CDS encoding TrmH family RNA methyltransferase — translation MPPNKNNKISSPKDSHYAKLRRNYRDRKKIQLINQKDTLQNKHITQANNLFLYGIHTVGAALNNPQRKIFQLLATRNSLTRLNWDANRPHPFPVKIVSPSTIDQIVGKEAVHQGLALETTPLSSPTLDTIQNSQLIIILDHINDPHNVGAILRSSVAFGCGGIITTRRYSPSESAVLAKSASGALEHIPYIRIGNLTDALHKIHAWQFQTIGLSSESNNPLEKEIKSDKIALILGAEGKGLRQKTQETATSIAHLNMPGIIKSLNVSNAAAVALYITQNHFAK, via the coding sequence ATGCCTCCTAACAAAAATAATAAAATATCTTCTCCGAAAGATTCACACTATGCTAAACTGCGTAGAAATTACCGTGACAGAAAAAAAATACAATTAATTAATCAAAAAGATACATTGCAAAACAAACACATAACCCAAGCCAACAATTTATTTTTATATGGAATTCATACCGTAGGGGCAGCACTCAATAATCCCCAAAGGAAAATCTTCCAATTACTAGCAACGCGTAATTCTTTAACACGTTTAAATTGGGATGCTAATCGCCCCCATCCTTTTCCTGTTAAGATAGTATCACCATCAACAATAGACCAAATTGTGGGGAAAGAAGCTGTTCATCAAGGACTTGCACTAGAAACCACTCCTTTGTCTTCTCCAACACTTGATACAATTCAAAACAGTCAGCTGATCATCATATTAGATCATATCAATGATCCCCATAACGTAGGTGCTATATTACGATCATCTGTCGCCTTTGGATGCGGTGGAATCATTACAACCAGACGATACAGTCCCAGCGAATCAGCGGTTCTCGCTAAATCTGCTTCAGGTGCATTAGAACATATCCCATACATTAGGATTGGCAACCTCACAGACGCCTTACACAAAATACATGCGTGGCAATTTCAAACAATAGGACTCTCTTCTGAGAGCAATAACCCCTTGGAAAAAGAGATTAAAAGTGATAAAATAGCTCTTATTTTAGGAGCCGAAGGAAAAGGATTGCGTCAAAAAACCCAAGAAACAGCAACCTCTATAGCTCATCTTAATATGCCCGGCATCATCAAATCTCTCAATGTATCAAATGCCGCAGCTGTTGCCCTTTATATAACGCAAAACCACTTTGCAAAATAA
- the hemA gene encoding 5-aminolevulinate synthase yields MDFEKFFKDQINYLHREKRYRVFTELAYDPCRFPYATHNSAEGSKKVTIWCSNDYLGMGKNLKVIESAKKTFENCGIGAGGTRNIAGTNYYHVMLEKELSDLHGKESALIFNSGYTANWATIGTLCSHIDNIVCFSDAHNHASIIEGIQKARCKKVIWKHNDLDDLEKHLAATSLSTPKMIIFESIYSMDGDIAPIKKICDLADKYHAITYIDEVHAVGIHGERGAGISEREGIMDRITVISGTLAKGFGAFGGYIAASASLCDFIRSFASGFIFSTSLPPAIANAAITSIQYLKEHVCERNVYLKRVKNLRETLEKKAIPCIPNESHIIPIMVGDSQKCKWISDVLLKEFGIYIQPINYPTVARKKERLRVTLTPLHTDSDIEHLVSSLENIWHDIDLHKP; encoded by the coding sequence ATGGATTTTGAAAAATTTTTCAAAGATCAAATCAACTATTTACATCGTGAAAAACGCTATCGTGTTTTTACAGAACTTGCATACGATCCATGCCGCTTTCCTTATGCGACCCATAATTCAGCCGAAGGATCCAAAAAAGTGACCATATGGTGTTCTAACGATTATCTTGGAATGGGAAAAAACCTAAAAGTCATAGAAAGCGCCAAAAAAACTTTTGAAAATTGCGGCATTGGAGCCGGAGGAACCCGAAATATCGCGGGAACAAATTATTATCATGTTATGCTCGAAAAAGAATTATCTGATCTTCATGGCAAAGAATCTGCTCTTATATTTAATTCAGGCTATACTGCAAATTGGGCTACTATCGGAACCCTCTGCTCTCATATCGATAATATAGTATGTTTTTCCGACGCTCATAATCATGCCTCTATCATTGAGGGCATTCAGAAAGCTCGGTGTAAAAAAGTTATATGGAAACACAATGATCTCGATGATCTCGAAAAACATCTTGCGGCAACAAGCCTTTCCACCCCGAAAATGATTATTTTCGAATCTATTTATTCAATGGATGGAGATATCGCTCCTATTAAAAAAATATGCGATCTTGCCGATAAATATCACGCTATAACTTATATAGATGAAGTGCACGCTGTTGGAATCCACGGGGAACGAGGCGCAGGAATATCTGAGCGCGAAGGAATTATGGATCGAATCACCGTAATATCAGGTACTCTTGCAAAAGGATTTGGCGCATTTGGTGGATATATCGCAGCTTCTGCCAGTTTATGTGACTTCATACGCTCTTTTGCTTCTGGTTTTATTTTTAGCACATCCTTACCACCAGCCATTGCTAACGCTGCCATAACCTCAATCCAATACCTCAAAGAACATGTTTGCGAACGAAATGTTTATCTAAAACGTGTCAAAAATCTCCGCGAAACCCTAGAAAAAAAGGCTATTCCTTGCATTCCAAATGAAAGTCACATTATCCCAATAATGGTCGGCGATTCTCAAAAGTGCAAATGGATATCTGATGTTTTACTCAAAGAATTTGGTATTTATATCCAACCAATTAACTATCCAACCGTTGCAAGAAAAAAAGAACGATTACGTGTCACACTTACTCCTTTGCATACCGATTCCGATATAGAACATTTAGTTTCAAGCCTCGAGAATATTTGGCATGATATTGATTTGCACAAACCATGA
- a CDS encoding aminopeptidase P family protein, with protein MFQSFEVQSSSQKSFERIKNLRSCFDQLGIDAFLIPRADEYRGEFVSSGSERLAWISGFTGSAGIAVVLRQEAFIFVDGRYVFQVEQEVDTTLFTIKNIIIEPLHVWILDNALSDLRLGLDSRLHSISEVALLQKSLDKTGGIIVDLPYNPLDRLWEDRPHPLHHKIAIQDIAYAGKSSQEKIRDICKNLNEKQVAAVLICDPSSVAWIFNIRGFDISCAPYPLSRAILYANGKADIFIDKQYINEELRVFLSAVAVPLDMDMIDLQLITLARTNRPILIDPTWIPYRFFKVISQENGVVVEGPDPSCLLRAVKNKVEIEGMRLAHIQDGVAMVCFLSWLDSRNLGTITEIDVVKKLENYREEIGRKMHNPLLDIAFNTIAASGPNAAIIHYRVTTQSNRILQGNELFLLDSGAQYVNGTTDITRTIAIGHVDHEKKYYFTLVLKGMIALSNVIFPPKTRGCDLDSIARLFLWKAGVDFAHGVGHGIGSFLPVHEGPQGISRMNQQPLLSGMILSNEPGYYKYNDFGIRIENVLCVTDPIKIDGGECLMLGFNTLTLCPIDRRLILVELLTNEEKKWLNDYHSRVYKTLMPLIDDPKVLSWLLSATLPI; from the coding sequence ATGTTCCAGTCTTTTGAGGTTCAATCATCGTCCCAAAAATCATTTGAGAGGATAAAAAATCTGCGATCGTGTTTTGATCAATTAGGAATAGATGCTTTTCTTATTCCACGTGCAGATGAATATAGGGGTGAATTTGTATCTTCAGGTTCCGAAAGACTCGCTTGGATTTCTGGTTTTACAGGATCAGCGGGAATAGCGGTTGTATTGCGCCAGGAAGCTTTTATTTTCGTAGATGGACGTTATGTTTTTCAGGTAGAACAGGAAGTTGATACAACATTATTTACGATAAAAAATATTATAATTGAACCACTGCATGTATGGATATTAGATAATGCTTTATCGGATCTTCGTTTGGGATTGGATTCACGATTGCATTCAATTTCTGAAGTTGCTTTGTTGCAAAAATCGTTGGATAAAACAGGGGGGATTATAGTTGATTTACCTTATAATCCTCTTGATCGTTTGTGGGAAGATCGTCCGCATCCATTGCATCATAAGATTGCAATCCAAGATATAGCTTATGCAGGAAAATCATCTCAAGAAAAGATTCGCGATATTTGTAAGAATCTGAATGAAAAGCAGGTCGCAGCAGTTTTAATCTGTGATCCTTCTTCTGTTGCATGGATTTTTAATATTCGCGGGTTTGATATTTCATGTGCACCGTATCCGTTGTCGCGAGCTATTTTATATGCCAATGGAAAAGCTGATATTTTTATCGACAAGCAGTATATTAATGAAGAATTAAGAGTTTTTTTATCTGCAGTAGCAGTGCCGTTAGATATGGATATGATTGATTTGCAATTAATTACTTTGGCGCGAACTAATAGGCCTATTCTTATCGATCCCACGTGGATTCCTTATCGCTTTTTCAAGGTAATTTCTCAAGAAAATGGAGTTGTTGTTGAAGGTCCAGATCCTTCTTGTTTATTGCGTGCAGTTAAAAACAAAGTTGAGATTGAAGGCATGAGACTAGCGCACATTCAAGATGGTGTCGCGATGGTTTGTTTTCTTTCTTGGCTTGATTCGCGTAATTTAGGGACAATCACTGAAATTGATGTTGTGAAAAAGTTAGAGAATTATCGTGAAGAAATAGGCCGTAAGATGCATAATCCCCTTTTAGATATTGCCTTTAACACAATAGCTGCTTCTGGCCCAAATGCTGCGATTATTCATTATCGAGTGACTACGCAAAGCAATCGTATCTTGCAAGGCAATGAGTTGTTTTTATTGGATTCTGGGGCGCAGTATGTCAATGGCACAACGGATATCACGAGAACAATAGCTATTGGTCATGTGGACCATGAGAAAAAGTATTATTTTACCTTGGTCTTAAAAGGAATGATTGCTCTTTCGAATGTGATATTCCCTCCAAAAACACGTGGCTGTGATTTGGATAGTATAGCACGTCTTTTTTTGTGGAAGGCAGGCGTAGATTTTGCTCATGGTGTTGGTCATGGGATTGGTTCTTTTTTGCCGGTTCACGAAGGACCTCAAGGTATTTCTAGAATGAATCAACAGCCACTTCTATCCGGTATGATTCTTTCGAATGAGCCTGGTTATTATAAATATAATGATTTTGGAATTCGTATTGAAAATGTTCTCTGTGTTACTGATCCGATAAAAATTGATGGTGGTGAGTGTTTGATGCTTGGTTTTAACACGCTTACTCTTTGTCCAATAGACCGAAGGCTTATTCTTGTTGAATTGCTGACCAATGAGGAAAAGAAATGGCTTAATGATTATCATAGCCGTGTATATAAAACTCTTATGCCATTGATAGATGATCCAAAAGTTTTATCATGGTTGTTATCTGCGACTTTACCAATTTGA